In Lycium ferocissimum isolate CSIRO_LF1 chromosome 11, AGI_CSIRO_Lferr_CH_V1, whole genome shotgun sequence, a single genomic region encodes these proteins:
- the LOC132036021 gene encoding uncharacterized protein LOC132036021, which yields MDLSDEMSVPTSPKTPTTKNDQMEPGVLLEESWFFGNLLDRKSRMLRCYSDPCPKNTQEFSAGKSMEETFSSLQKLPHGEKLNLDSRKSKPRLQRASSSASSSQSSNLHRVPSLPVFVDYKEEPHDEESDFSMGKLIRQASINQVKISPQKHISKSNLQRAPSLPVFQESEQVHDQESDFSMGKLIRQASINQVKISPQKHTSKSNLQRAPSLPVFQESEQVHDQESDFSMGKLIRQASINQVKISPQKHTQSTLQRVPSLPVFQESEQVHDEESDFSMGKLIRQASINKVKVSPQKQTSQVLLPKGNLQRAPSLPAFAKMEEIHEEENEFPMGKLIRQASLNHARVLPPKHTSKGLTRSPSISSTTKHRLRRKQDQESRLRNSSTGLEVEDLQGFKNLELNNEKKDSIPKFANTSTPGLEEQNEKKPVGLSELDEIRTPPYYSPEDQMKEQIKFWARAVASNVR from the exons ATGGATCTATCTGATGAAATGTCTGTTCCAACTTCTCCTAAAACCCCTACTACTAAAAACGACCAAATGGAACCTGGAGTACTTCTTGaggaaagttggttttttggTAACTTGCTTGACAGAAAATCAAGAATGTTGAGATGTTATTCTGATCCTTGTCCTAAAAATACTCAAGAATTTTCGGCTGGAAAATCTATGGAGGAAACATTTTCTTCACTACAAAAACTCCCACATGGGGAAAAATTGAATCTTGATTCAAGAAAAAGCAAACCAAGATTACAAAGAGCGTCATCATCAGCATCATCATCTCAGAGTAGTAATCTGCATAGGGTACCTTCTTTGCCAGTTTTTGTAGACTACAAAGAAGAACCCCATGATGAAGAAAGTGATTTTTCTATGGGAAAATTGATTAGGCAAGCATCAATAAACCAAGTTAAAATCTCACCTCAAAAACACATTTCAAAGAGCAATTTGCAGAGGGCACCTTCACTGCCTGTTTTTCAAGAAAGTGAACAAGTTCATGATCAAGAAAGTGATTTTTCAATGGGAAAGTTGATTAGGCAAGCATCAATAAACCAAGTTAAAATCTCACCTCAAAAACACACTTCAAAGAGCAATTTGCAGAGGGCACCTTCACTGCCTGTTTTTCAAGAAAGTGAACAAGTTCATGATCAAGAAAGTGATTTTTCTATGGGAAAGTTGATTAGGCAAGCATCTATAAACCAAGTTAAAATCTCACCACAAAAACACACTCAAAGCACCTTGCAGAGGGTACCTTCACTGCCGGTTTTTCAAGAAAGTGAACAAGTTCATGATGAGGAAAGTGATTTTTCTATGGGAAAGTTGATTAGGCAAGCATCTATAAACAAAGTAAAAGTTTCACCTCAGAAGCAAACTTCACAAGTATTATTACCAAAAGGCAATCTGCAGAGGGCACCTTCTTTGCCAGCTTTtgcaaaaatggaagaaattcatgaagaggAAAATGAGTTTCCTATGGGGAAGTTGATTAGACAAGCATCTTTAAACCATGCAAGAGTTTTGCCTCCTAAACATACTTCGAAG GGACTCACAAGAAGTCCAAGTATATCTAGCACCACAAAGCACCGTTTAAGGAGAAAACAAGATCAAGAAAGCAGGCTTAGAAATAGTTCAACTGGTTTAGAAGTTGAAGATTTGCAAGGTTTTAAGAACTTAGAATTGAACAATGAAAAGAAAGATTCAATCCCAAAATTTGCAAACACAAGTACTCCAGGATTGGAAGAGCAGAACGAGAAGAAACCAGTTGGTTTATCAGAATTAGACGAGATAAGAACACCACCTTATTATTCACCAGAAGATCAAATGAAAGAGCAGATCAAGTTTTGGGCTAGAGCTGTGGCTTCTAATGTTCGCTAA